Within the Chloroflexota bacterium genome, the region AGAGCGGGACAACGGTGCAGTGCTGGTCAGGCGACCAAGCGACGAGGGACCTCACCGCGCGCTGCACGGTCTTACGCGCAGCCTGCTCGCCAATATGGTAACCGGCGTGAGCCAGGGGTTCAGCAAAAGCCTCGAACTCGTTGGCGTAGGCTACCGCGTGCAGCAAAGCGGCAAAGGCATCTCCCTCAGCGTTATGTACAGCCACCCGGTAGTCATCGACCCGCCGGACGGCATCACGCTCGAAGTTGAAGGCAACAACCGCATTCATGTGCGCGGCATCGACAAGCAGAAGGTCGGACAGCTGGCGGCACAGATCCGCAAGGTGCGACCGCCCAATGTCTATACGGGCAAAGGCATCCGCTACCTCGGCGAACAGGTGCGCCTAAAGCCGGGCAAGAGCGCCAGAAGGGCGTAGCGAAACAGCCTTAATACCAGCCTAGCCTATGCCCGCTTGGGCATTTCAGGCTAGGGCAGGAGTGAACAAAGCGATGGTGAAGATTCGCACTAACAAGGCGAGAAGAGTGATGCGGCACATCCGCGTGCGGCGCAAGATTGGCGGCACGGCGGAACGACCTCGGCTGGCCGTTTACCGCAGCCTGAACCACGTGTACGCACAGGTTATCGACGATACGCAGGGCGTTACGCTCGCCGCTGCGTCCAGCGTGGAATCCGCAGTCCGAAGCCAGCAGAACGGCAAGAGCAAGACTGGCGTCGCCGAGATGGTCGGCGAACTTGTCAGCGAACGCGCAAAAGAAATCGGCATCAGCCAGGTCGTATTCGACAGGGGCGGCTACAAATATCACGGCCGCGTCAAGGCTCTGGCGGATGCAGCCCGCAAGGGAGGACTGGTGTTTTAAATGGCGATGCAGCGAGACAGAGACCGAGGCAGGGACAATCGCGGGCGTGGCGACAACCGCAACCGCAGTGATAACCGCAATCGGGACAACCGAAATAGAGACAGGGATAGGGACAACCGCAACCGGGACGGCGAAGGCGAGGACGACGAGTTTCCGTTGACCGAAAGGGTCGTCAGGATTTCCCGTGTCGCCAAAGTTGTCAAAGGCGGACGACACCTTAGCTTCAACGCCGTCGTGGTCGTGGGCGATATGGACGGGCATGTGGGCATCGGCATGGGCAAGGCGGACGCCGTTCCCGACGCCGTGCGCAAGGGCGCGACAGACGCTCGCAAGAACATCATCGAAGTTCCGCGTCAGGGCAGCACCATCCCGCACGAAGTTCTGTCGAAGTACATCGGCTCGGTGGTAATGCTCAAGCCGGCTCAGCCGGGCACGGGCGTAATCGCGGGCGCTTCGGTGCGCGCCGTCGTCGAGCTCGCGGGCATTCAGGACATTATGACGAAGGTACGACGCAGCACCAATCCGGTGAATGTGGTGAAGGCGACATTCAACGGTTTGCAGGAGCTGAAGAACCCGGAGCAGGAGTTTGCCAATCGCCGCAACCTGTACGAATACGGCAGGCAGCGCGAACGCGAACGCGCCGAACGCCAACGCCAACGCCAAGCGCGCCGAGCGGCACAGCAACTGGCAGCGGCTCAACGCGCGGCGGCAGCAGAACAAGCAGAACCGGCTCCTGTAGCACCTGCGCCTGCGCCTGCGGCACCCGCAGCGCCGGCAGCGCCACCCGCGACGCAAGCGCCTGAAGAATAGATAAAGGTGCGCACATTCGGTTCACCCCATTCTAATCTCCACCATCAAGAGGGAAGGAACAAGGTGAACGGCAGTTGCGCCCAGCCCTAATACGTCCTAATACTTGGCACGGAAAGTAGTTCCAAATGGCAAACAAACTATCGGTAACTTGGAAGGTCAGCGGGATAGGCTATAAGCGAGACCAGCGCCGCACCATCGAGGCGCTAGGACTTCGCAAGCTTCACCAGACAGTCGTTCACGACGATACGCCATCCATTCGAGGCATGGTGTTCAAGGTGCGCCACCTAGTCGAGGTCGAAGAGGTATAGTCGCTGCCGAAAAGACGGCGCGACCTACCACGCATATTCACGAATACTGCACGAATATCCAGGCCATAACGAAGAATCACCTTCCAACGAACAGATTACAAGCAAGCACTCTGCAACAGGACAGAAAATGCAACAGCAAGATTTCAGGCCGCCGGCGGGCGCGAAGAAGGCGCGGCGACGGCGCGGACGCGGCGACAGCAGCGGCTACGGCAGTTTCGCCGGACGCGGCATGAAAGGGCAAAACTCCCGCAGCGGCGGCGGCGTGCGACCCAACTTCGAGGGTGGTCAGCTACCACTCACCAAGAAACTGCCGTTCATTCGCGGCTTCACGAACATTTGGCGCGTGGATTACAACGTGGTCAATGTCGAAAAGCTCGCCGCTGAGTTTGAGGCAAACAGCGAAGTCAGCCCGGAGACGCTGCGCGAATCCGGCGTGCTGCGGACGCTCAACAAACCTGTGAAGATTCTCGGACGCGGCGAAATTGACATCCCGCTTACGGTCACGGCGCACAAGTTCTCCGCATCAGCGCGGCAGAAGATCGAAGCCGCAGGCGGAAGCGTTAGGGAGACAGGCTGATGATGCGCCAAGCGCCGGCGGCACGGCAGGATGCGGTCTCACGGCCGCAGCTTATCCAGTCTATGATCGACGCCATGCGCGTCCCGGACCTGCGCGGCAAGATTCTGTTCACGCTGGCGATGCTGGTCGTGTTCCGCTTTGTGGCGCATGTGCCAGTGCCGGGTGTTGACCCACAGGCGCTATCGCAGGCGTTCGAGTCGCAGGCGCTGCTCGGCTTCTTAGACCTTTTCAGCGGCGGCGCGCTCGCAAACCTGAGCGTTGCGGCGCTGGGCGTGTATCCCTACATCACATCGTCCATCGTGATGCAGATACTCGTACCGGTCATACCAAGCCTGAAGGCGCTCTCACAGGAAGGTGAGTACGGCCGGCAGAAAATCAACCAGTTCACGCACTACCTCGCCGTGCCAATCGCCGCGCTTCAAGCGTGGGGGCAGCTCACATTGCTGCAGCAGGCGGGCGTGCTGCCATTCATCGATTTCGGCTTCAATCTGCCCACGCTGGCAATGGTCGCATCGATGATCGCGGGCACGATGTTCCTGGTATGGCTGGGCGAGCTCATAACCGAGCGCGGACTGGGCAACGGCATCTCGCTCATCATATTCGGCGGCATCGTGGCGAGTTTCCCACGAATCATCGGTCAAGGTTTGCTGCAAAGTCAGCAGGGCGAGGGACTGCTGCTACTGGCGGCGTTCACCTTCATCGTAATCTATGCCATTGTGCTGTTCACCGAAGCGCAGCGGCGCGTTCCGGTACAGTACGGGCGCAGCGTGTTCCGTGGCGGCAGGATGCAGCGGCAATCCGGCTCCACATTCCTGCCCTTGCGCGTGAACTCGGCTGGCATGATTCCGCTTATTTTCGCGTTTTCCATCGTCATTCTGCCCGGCACGATTGCCAGCTACTTCCGAAACCCGCTGAGCGACGACTTCGGTTCGCGCATCGCGCGGTTCTTCGCGGACAGCCTAGACCCGTCGGCGTTCCCATACTGGGCGCTGGTGTTCGTCTTAGTCGTGATATTCACCTTCTTCTACACGCTGGTAACCTTCCAGCAACAGGACTTATCGGGCAACCTACAGCGAAACGGCGGCTTCATCCCCGGCATCAGACCCGGTCAGCCGACGCAGGATTATCTGACGCGCGTGCTGGTGCGAATCACCTGGGGCGGCGCTCTGTTCTTGGGCATCGTCGCCATCCTACCCTTCTTCGTAACATACGCCACCGATGTGCGCTCTCTCACGCTCAGCAGCACGAGCCTGCTCATCATGGTGGGCGTCGCCCTCGACACGATGCGACAATTGGAAGCCCAGCTCCTGATGCGTAACTACGAAGGGTTTATCAGATAGGCTGAGGTGGGCATAGCTCGGCTCATTCGCATACGAACCCTCCTATCAAGGGGGTATAAGACACATAACAGGTAGATAGGCGCAGAGCGCCGAATAGGGAAACAAGCGTAAGTGAAAGTCATACTCTTGGGACCGCCGGGCGCGGGCAAAGGGACACAAGCGGCGCGTGTCGCCGACGAACTGGGCGTGACACGCGCGGCGTCGGGCGACTTGTTCCGCGAAAACCTGCGCAACGAGACGGAGTTGGGCTTGCTCGCCAAGTCGTACATGGACAAGGGCGAGCTGGTGCCGGACGATGTCACAATACGGCTGGTCATGTCGTGGATTAATGCGCCAGAGCAGGACGGCGGCTTCGTACTGGACGGCTTCCCGCGCACACTACCGCAAGCGGAAGCGCTCGATAGCGCGCTAGAGCCGAGCGGCGGTCTAGACCGCGTGCTGTATGTCAATGTTGCGGCAGACGAACTAGTGCGGCGGCTCGCCGGACGCTTCATCTGCCCTATATGCCAAACGCCGTATCACCTGCTAGCATCACCGCCCAAAATCGAGGGCAGGTGCGACTTCGAAGGCGGCGTACTTTACCAGCGAGACGACGACAAGCCAGAAGTGGTAAAAAATAGGCTGCGGGTCTATTTCGATGAGACTGAGCCGCTCGTGGGACACTACCGTGGTTCCGGCGTGCTGCGCGAGATTGACGGAAAAGGCACAATTGACGCCGTTGGCGCCCAACTCGTGGACGCGCTCCGCTGAAACGGCTACGCAATGCGTAAACTTAATTTGCTATAATAAATGTTCGGGATTAGCATTGCAGTGAAAGATGATTACCTTGCGGCAAAGAGCAGATGGCATAACGATTAAGTCAGACCGAGAGATTGGTCTAATGCGGCAGGCTGGCAAGGTCGTCGCGGAAGCCAAATTTCACGTTAAGGAGGCGGTCAGGCCCGGCGTAACCACCGGCGAGCTGGACCAAATCGCCGAAGATGTGATACGCAAGATGGGTGCTATTCCGGCATTCAAGGGATATGACGCCGGCGGACCGACTCCCTTTAGCGGCACGATTTGCGCTTCGGTAAACGAGGAGATTGTACACGGCATCCCGGGCAGCAGAGTTCTGCAAGACGGGGACATATTCAGCGTGGATGTCGGCGCGATAGTCAAGGGCTTTCACGGCGACAGCGCATTCACCGTAGGCGTAGGCGACATATCGGACGAAGCGCAGCGGCTAATCGACGACACGCGCGAATCCCTGAAGCGCGCCATAGCGCAGGCAAAGGTGGGAGCGCGCGTAGGCGACATCGGCAACGCGGTGCAGACTTACGCCGAAGGTCTAGGATACGGCGTGGTGCGCAAGTATGTCGGACACGGCATCGGGCGCTCGTTGCACGAAAATCCGCAAGTTCCGAACTACGGCAGACCGGGACGCGGAGCGCTGCTCAGAAAGGGTATGGCAATCGCCATCGAACCTATGCTGAACATCGGCACAAGGGAGACTTTGGAGCTTCCGGACGGCTGGACTGTCGTCACCGCGGACGGCAAACTTTCGGCGCACTTTGAGGACACTATAGCGATAACGCAGAAGGGACCCGAAGTGCTGACTACGCCGGAAGGGTATTACTTTTAGAACGAACCTACCCGCAGCAATGGTAAAGGCAATAGCCAAGAATACGATTGGCGGGAAAACGAAATGACAACGGGCGAGCGGACGAAGAACGCCGCCCACGAATGGCACTCAAGGGAGAGTGTATGCCAAAAAGGGAAACCATCGAGGTCGAAGGCACTGTAACGGAGTCTCTGCCTAACGCCAGTTTCCGCGTGGAGCTGGCTAATGGGCACGAAGTGATGGCGTATGTGTCCGGCAAAATACGCATCAACTTCATTCGAGTACTGCCCGGCGACAAAGTTCTGGTGGAACTGTCGCCCTACGATCTCGCAAGGGGCAGGATAACCTACCGCTTCAAGTAACCACAATCGGGCTGTCCGCAATGCCCAAAATGCCATGCCAAGCGCATGGTGGGGCATGTTCACACTTCATACGGGGCAAATCTGCAAGATTCGCCTGATTTGCGCCCCAATCGCGCGCTGATTAGGCGGAATTTGGCAGTGGATATGCGGCAGCAGGAAAGGCAATCAGCATGAAAGTATCAGCATCGGTCAAAATCAGGTGCGCCAAGTGCCGCGTGATAAGGCGGCGCGGCAGAGTTCTGATTATTTGCGAGAATCCGAAGCACAAGCAGCGTCAAGGCTAGGAGGGACGCAATGGCGATTGTATCCGGCGTAAATATCCCCGACAACAAGCGCGTGGAAATCTCCTTGCGCAGTATCTACGGCATTGGTCCCTATCAGGCGAAGGACATCGTGGACAAGGCAGGCATCGTGGGCAATCCGCGAGTGCGCGAACTCGACGAGACCGACCTGACGCGAATCAGGGAAATCGTTGACCGCGAGAAGATGGTCGAAGGCGACCTGCGGCGCGAGGTGGACATGAACATTCGCCGCCTGATGGATGTGGGCACATACCGCGGCTTGCGCCACCGGCGTGGACTACCATCGCGCGGGCAGCGCACACGCACGAACGCCCGCACCAAGCGCGGCAGACGCCAGACCGTAGCCGGACGCGGCCAGCGCTCCACTACCAAGTAGCGCGCCAATTGCACAATTTTATCTCTACGGACAACAATCACGGAAAGGCAAGGCAGAATGCCGCGAAGACCGCGAACCAGGCGCAGAGAGCGCAGGTCCATCCCAATCGGGAAGGCATACATACAATCCACATTTAACAACACAATAATCACGCTGGTGGACCCGGAAGGCAATGTCATCTGCTGGGGCAGCTCAGGCACGGCAGGCTTTCGCGGATCGCGTAAGTCAACGGCGTTCGCCGCACAGCGCGCCGCAGAAGACGCAGCGCGCAAAGCCCGCGACAACGGATTGCGCCAAATAGAAGTCTTCGTCAGGGGACCCGGCGCCGGCAGAGAGGCCGCTATCCGCACGCTGCAAGCGCAAGGCTTGCTGGTAACGAGCATCCGCGATGTTACGCCCATCCCGCACAACGGCGCGCGACCTCGCAAGCGGCGGCGCGTATAGCCGCAGCAAAGCGAACAGGCATAACAAGTGGAACAGCCGGAGCAGCCCACACATCAGTCACCGTTCAAACGCAGCCCGTTCGAGATTGTCGGGGAGTGCCTCGGCATCTATGCCAGACACTTTCGGAAACTCTTCCTGATTGCGCTGATAGTCCAAGTTCCTTTGGCAGTCTTGGGGTTCGCTATGGCGGACAGTCTGCCCGAGGCAGAAGACCTAGAGCGCCTTCAAGTCAACTTCATGGGCGACCCGCGAGCGTCCTTACCGGAGACTGCGACGTATTCGATGACGGATACGCAGGAACTACCCGAACCTCTGACAAGCGATGAGATTGTCGGATTTGCGACTTCGGTGGCTAGTTTGTTCATCGCAACGCTGATCCTGCAAACCTTCGCAAGCGGGGTAACCGTAGTGGCGGTTGCTATGCAGTACGCAACCGGACGGATAGATGTAGGCGTGTGCTATGGCAGGGCTTGGTGGCGAGTGCTTTCGCTTGTCATTCTAGGTTTGTTGCTGTTTGGCTTAATCGTGCTAATGGTAGCGGGCTTAGTGCTGTTCATTGTGCCCGGCATAGTCATAATTGTGCTGATAATCTACTGGTCTGTGGATGTGTCGGCGGTTGTGATAGAAGGCTACAAACCGATGTCGGCATTGAAGCGAAGTTTTGAGTTGGTGCGCGGAAATTGGTGGAGAACATTCGCGGCATTGATACTGATGACGCTTGTAGTCTTTGGACTGTCTATCGTGTTGACGCTGCTGCTAACAGTTCCGATGATGCTAATAGGAAATGAAGGGGTTATAACGCAGGCGGCGAATGCGCTACTAGGAATGCTGACGAATGCGATTGTTGTACCGATAGCCGCAACTGTCGGCGCACTGATATACCTCGACCTGCGAGCGCGCAAAGAAGACTACGACATAGACACGCTAAGCCAAGAACTGGGCTTCGCGCCGCGAAACGGAAGTCAACCTGATTTACAGGATGGATAGGATTTAGTCCCTTCCCCATTGGCGGAGAAGGCGTCAAACAAAAAATCCCTTCCCCTTAATGGGGGAAGAGGCTAGGATGGCGGGGCCCCCGCTCAACAAACATCCTTTGGAGGGTGAAGAAGAGAAGAAATGGCAAGATACACCGATGCAGTATGCCGACAGTGCCGCCGAATTGGGGAAAAACTTTACCTCAAAGGCGAGCGCTGCTACACGCCCCGATGCGCTGTGGAGCGCCGCAGGAAGCCGCCCGGAGACAGCATTCCGCGGCGCAGGCGCTCGTCCGACTGGGCGCTCCAGCTCCGTGAGAAGCAGAAGGCGCGCTTCACTTATGGCGTGCTCGAAAAGCAGTTCAGGAAGTACTTCGAGATGGCGCGGGAAAACCCCGGCGTCACCGGCGATACGCTGCTGCAGCTGCTCGAGACGCGCTTGGACAATGTGGTGTTCCGCCTTTCCTTCGCAGAGTCGCGGCAGCACGCACGCCAGCTCGTCAACCACAGCCACTTCACGGTGAACGGCAGGCGCATGGACATCCCGTCGTACCTCGTGCAGCCGGGCGATGTCATCGCTTGGAAGCGCGGTGGCTCCAACGGCAGCGTGCCGCAGTTCATCCAGGACCTGACGGAGGGTCCGCCCAAGCGGACCGTGCCTATCTGGCTGCGGCTGGACGCCGGAAAGCGCGCCGGTGAGATGGTCGCGCTTCCGGACCCGTCCGAAATCGACACGAATATCGATGTGCGCCTAGTTGTGGAGTTCTACTCGAAGTAGCGCCGCCACTCGTCGAACTGCAATTGCACCACCGTGATACGGCGCTCATAGCGCGGACAGGAGATGCACTATATGGTCTTGGATTACACATTCGCACTTTCTGACATCCAAGAAGAAGAAGAAATAGAAATCACTACCGAGATAAATCAGATCGAATCCGCGGACAGGTATGGCAAGTTCGCGATCGAGCCGCTGGAGCCGGGCTTCGGCATGACGCTCGGCAATCCTCTGCGCCGCGTGCTTTACGGCTCGCTTACCGGCACGGCTATAACCTGGATTAAGATCGAAGACGTGCTGCATGAGTACGCCACGATACCCCACATGAAGGAAGAGGTCTCCGAGTTCCTGCTGAATGTCAAAGGCATTCGCCTGCGCTCCGAGACGGACCGGCCCGGCAAGTTGCGGCTGGAAGTCGCAGGTGAGGGCGAGGTGTGCGCCGCCGACATAATGGCGTCATCAAACTTCGAGGTGGTCAACCCTGAGCTGCACTTGGCGACACTCGATTCGCCGGAGGCAAAGCTCGCCGTCGAGTTCAATGTCGAACAGGGCGTCGGCTACAAGGAAGCCACAAGCGGCAGCGACCAAGTCATCGGCACGCTGCCCGTGGATGCCGTTTTCACGCCTATTCGCAAGGTCAATTATCGCGTAGAGCCGACGCGCGTCGGGCAGCGAACCGACTACGAACGGCTCGTCATCGAAGTATGGACAGACGGCACAGTCGAACCACTCGACGCGCTGCGGCAGTCCGGCGAAGTACTGATGAACAAGTTCTTCCTGTTCGCCAAAGTGCAGATGGATTCCAGCGAGGCAGGCAGCCCGGTGCTAATTCCGAGCATATCGCCGGAGAAGTACAACGTAACCGTCGAGACGCTGCAACTGTCATCAAGGACGCTGAACTGCCTCAAGCGCGCCGGCATCGACAAGGTTGGCGAAGTGCTTGAGAAGTCCAAGGAAGAACTGATAGCCATTCGCAACTTTGGCGAGAAGTCATACGCCGAGTTGTTCGACCAGCTTCGCGCAATGGATCTGCTGCCCGAAAATCTCGACCCGCAGAACATTGAAGAAGACGAAGAGCAAGCCGTCGCGGCCGTCGAAGAATAGCCTCATGTCCCTTGACATTCCCTACCCCTAACCCCTATGGGAAAGGTATAAGATGGGGCAATCTGAAATACATTCAATAGAAATTTCCAAGACAACATACTGATTAGGAGTAGAGAGGACGACAATGAGACACCGCCTCTCGGGAAGAAAGCTAAACCGCCCGACCGCGCACCGCATGCTGATGCTGCGCGGGATGGTTACGGACCTGCTCAGGCATGAGAGCATTAGGACAACGGAAGCGAAGGCGCGCGAAGTGCGCCCGCTCGCGGAGAAGGTCATTACGCGCGGCAAGCACGGGACGCTGCACGACCGCAGACAAGCCGCCGCGTTCCTGACCGACGACGATGTGCTGAGAAAGGTGTTCGACGAATTAGCCGACCGCTACGAAGACAGGCCCGGCGGCTACACGCGCATCACCAAGCTAGGACCCCGCAAGGGTGACGCCGCACCAATGGCTGTCCTAGAACTTATGCCATAGCGAAGTTCCTTCTCCCTTCGGGGAAGATTAGGATGGGGCATGGGGGCAATGAAATCGCCCACCTTCCCCTGAAAGCAACTTGCAGAACCGGAAAGCACGCCGCTATATGCGACTTGCGTTAACAATCGAATACGAAGGCACGCGCTACCACGGTTTTCAGTATCAGGTAAATGCGCCATCGATACAAGCCGCGTTGGAGCAGGCGATAGAACGGCTGACCGGCGAGCGCGTGCGAATCAAGGGCGCGGGGCGCACGGACGCCGGCGTGCATGCAGAAGCGCAGGTCGTCGCGTTCGACACGGATTCGACGCATACTGCGGACACATTCGTGAGCGCGCTGAACCACCACCTGCCGCAGGACATCGCGGTGAAAGCGGCACACATCGTTGAGCCGGATTTCGACCCGCGAAGGCACGCGATAAGCCGCACAT harbors:
- a CDS encoding 50S ribosomal protein L17; this encodes MRHRLSGRKLNRPTAHRMLMLRGMVTDLLRHESIRTTEAKAREVRPLAEKVITRGKHGTLHDRRQAAAFLTDDDVLRKVFDELADRYEDRPGGYTRITKLGPRKGDAAPMAVLELMP
- the rpsM gene encoding 30S ribosomal protein S13, translated to MAIVSGVNIPDNKRVEISLRSIYGIGPYQAKDIVDKAGIVGNPRVRELDETDLTRIREIVDREKMVEGDLRREVDMNIRRLMDVGTYRGLRHRRGLPSRGQRTRTNARTKRGRRQTVAGRGQRSTTK
- the rpsD gene encoding 30S ribosomal protein S4, with the protein product MARYTDAVCRQCRRIGEKLYLKGERCYTPRCAVERRRKPPGDSIPRRRRSSDWALQLREKQKARFTYGVLEKQFRKYFEMARENPGVTGDTLLQLLETRLDNVVFRLSFAESRQHARQLVNHSHFTVNGRRMDIPSYLVQPGDVIAWKRGGSNGSVPQFIQDLTEGPPKRTVPIWLRLDAGKRAGEMVALPDPSEIDTNIDVRLVVEFYSK
- a CDS encoding 50S ribosomal protein L15 — translated: MQQQDFRPPAGAKKARRRRGRGDSSGYGSFAGRGMKGQNSRSGGGVRPNFEGGQLPLTKKLPFIRGFTNIWRVDYNVVNVEKLAAEFEANSEVSPETLRESGVLRTLNKPVKILGRGEIDIPLTVTAHKFSASARQKIEAAGGSVRETG
- the rpmJ gene encoding 50S ribosomal protein L36, encoding MKVSASVKIRCAKCRVIRRRGRVLIICENPKHKQRQG
- a CDS encoding 50S ribosomal protein L6, with the translated sequence MSRIGNMPVTLPSGVDVDIDGSDVTVKGAQGVLTYSFHPDMTIERDNGAVLVRRPSDEGPHRALHGLTRSLLANMVTGVSQGFSKSLELVGVGYRVQQSGKGISLSVMYSHPVVIDPPDGITLEVEGNNRIHVRGIDKQKVGQLAAQIRKVRPPNVYTGKGIRYLGEQVRLKPGKSARRA
- a CDS encoding 30S ribosomal protein S5 → MQRDRDRGRDNRGRGDNRNRSDNRNRDNRNRDRDRDNRNRDGEGEDDEFPLTERVVRISRVAKVVKGGRHLSFNAVVVVGDMDGHVGIGMGKADAVPDAVRKGATDARKNIIEVPRQGSTIPHEVLSKYIGSVVMLKPAQPGTGVIAGASVRAVVELAGIQDIMTKVRRSTNPVNVVKATFNGLQELKNPEQEFANRRNLYEYGRQRERERAERQRQRQARRAAQQLAAAQRAAAAEQAEPAPVAPAPAPAAPAAPAAPPATQAPEE
- the secY gene encoding preprotein translocase subunit SecY, which codes for MMRQAPAARQDAVSRPQLIQSMIDAMRVPDLRGKILFTLAMLVVFRFVAHVPVPGVDPQALSQAFESQALLGFLDLFSGGALANLSVAALGVYPYITSSIVMQILVPVIPSLKALSQEGEYGRQKINQFTHYLAVPIAALQAWGQLTLLQQAGVLPFIDFGFNLPTLAMVASMIAGTMFLVWLGELITERGLGNGISLIIFGGIVASFPRIIGQGLLQSQQGEGLLLLAAFTFIVIYAIVLFTEAQRRVPVQYGRSVFRGGRMQRQSGSTFLPLRVNSAGMIPLIFAFSIVILPGTIASYFRNPLSDDFGSRIARFFADSLDPSAFPYWALVFVLVVIFTFFYTLVTFQQQDLSGNLQRNGGFIPGIRPGQPTQDYLTRVLVRITWGGALFLGIVAILPFFVTYATDVRSLTLSSTSLLIMVGVALDTMRQLEAQLLMRNYEGFIR
- the infA gene encoding translation initiation factor IF-1, yielding MPKRETIEVEGTVTESLPNASFRVELANGHEVMAYVSGKIRINFIRVLPGDKVLVELSPYDLARGRITYRFK
- the rpsK gene encoding 30S ribosomal protein S11, which encodes MPRRPRTRRRERRSIPIGKAYIQSTFNNTIITLVDPEGNVICWGSSGTAGFRGSRKSTAFAAQRAAEDAARKARDNGLRQIEVFVRGPGAGREAAIRTLQAQGLLVTSIRDVTPIPHNGARPRKRRRV
- a CDS encoding adenylate kinase, yielding MKVILLGPPGAGKGTQAARVADELGVTRAASGDLFRENLRNETELGLLAKSYMDKGELVPDDVTIRLVMSWINAPEQDGGFVLDGFPRTLPQAEALDSALEPSGGLDRVLYVNVAADELVRRLAGRFICPICQTPYHLLASPPKIEGRCDFEGGVLYQRDDDKPEVVKNRLRVYFDETEPLVGHYRGSGVLREIDGKGTIDAVGAQLVDALR
- a CDS encoding 50S ribosomal protein L18, coding for MVKIRTNKARRVMRHIRVRRKIGGTAERPRLAVYRSLNHVYAQVIDDTQGVTLAAASSVESAVRSQQNGKSKTGVAEMVGELVSERAKEIGISQVVFDRGGYKYHGRVKALADAARKGGLVF
- the rpmD gene encoding 50S ribosomal protein L30: MANKLSVTWKVSGIGYKRDQRRTIEALGLRKLHQTVVHDDTPSIRGMVFKVRHLVEVEEV
- a CDS encoding DNA-directed RNA polymerase subunit alpha, which translates into the protein MVLDYTFALSDIQEEEEIEITTEINQIESADRYGKFAIEPLEPGFGMTLGNPLRRVLYGSLTGTAITWIKIEDVLHEYATIPHMKEEVSEFLLNVKGIRLRSETDRPGKLRLEVAGEGEVCAADIMASSNFEVVNPELHLATLDSPEAKLAVEFNVEQGVGYKEATSGSDQVIGTLPVDAVFTPIRKVNYRVEPTRVGQRTDYERLVIEVWTDGTVEPLDALRQSGEVLMNKFFLFAKVQMDSSEAGSPVLIPSISPEKYNVTVETLQLSSRTLNCLKRAGIDKVGEVLEKSKEELIAIRNFGEKSYAELFDQLRAMDLLPENLDPQNIEEDEEQAVAAVEE
- the map gene encoding type I methionyl aminopeptidase, translated to MITLRQRADGITIKSDREIGLMRQAGKVVAEAKFHVKEAVRPGVTTGELDQIAEDVIRKMGAIPAFKGYDAGGPTPFSGTICASVNEEIVHGIPGSRVLQDGDIFSVDVGAIVKGFHGDSAFTVGVGDISDEAQRLIDDTRESLKRAIAQAKVGARVGDIGNAVQTYAEGLGYGVVRKYVGHGIGRSLHENPQVPNYGRPGRGALLRKGMAIAIEPMLNIGTRETLELPDGWTVVTADGKLSAHFEDTIAITQKGPEVLTTPEGYYF